From a region of the Mauremys mutica isolate MM-2020 ecotype Southern chromosome 12, ASM2049712v1, whole genome shotgun sequence genome:
- the LOC123346722 gene encoding olfactory receptor 14A16-like, with translation MKAAHDVLRKKMSNRTTVTEFLLLGFSEVRELKILHSVVFLGIYLTALVGNLLVIILVVVDHHLHTPMYFFLMNLSILDLGSISVTVPKSMANSLLNTRSISYSGCVAQVFLFIFFTAADFAFLTIMAYDRYVAICQPLHYETIMNRGACVQMAASAWISGIPVSTMQTRNIFALSFCGSNKVDLFFCEIPQLLKIACFDSYLSEVVVTSFLLFLGLSCFTFIIVSYVQIFKTVLRIPSEQGRNKAFSTCLPHLTVVSLFFCTATFAYVKPTSSSTSGLDVMVAVLYSVMPPVMNPAIYSMRNKEIKGALRKLTEWKLFKKNKISRFLP, from the exons ATGAAG GCAGCCCATGAtgtactgagaaagaaaatgtccaaccgaacCACCGTGACCGAGtttcttctcctgggattctctgaggTTCGGGAGCTGAAGATTTTACACTCTGTGGTGTTTCTCGGAATTTACCTGACAGCCCTGGTGGGAAATCTCCTTGTTATCATCCTTGTAGTGGTCGAccaccaccttcacacccccatgtacttcttcttgATGAATTTGTCCATACTAGACCTCGGCTCCATCTCCGTCACAGTCCCCAAGTCCATGGCCAACTCCCTATTGAACACCAGGTCGATTTCTTATTCTGGGTGCGTTGCCCAAGTCTTTCTCTTCATTTTCTTTACTGCGGCTGACTTTGCTTTTCTCACCATCATGGCATATGACCGGTAcgtcgccatctgccaaccactgcactatgagactaTAATGAACAGgggagcttgtgtccaaatggcagccagtgcctggatcagtgGAATTCCCGTCTCTACTATGCAGACTCGGAACATATTTGCATTATCTTTTTGTGGCAGCAACaaggtggatctgttcttctgtgaaatccctcAGCTGCTCAAGATCGCCTGCTTTGACTCGTACCTCAGTGAAGTTGTTGTTACTTCTTTTCTCTTATTCTTAGGCTTAAGCTGCTTTACCTTTATAATTGTGtcgtatgttcagatcttcaaaacagtgctgagaatcccctctgagcaagGCCGGaataaagccttctccacttgCCTCCCCCACCTCACTGTGGTCTCCTTGTTCTTTTGCACTGCCACCTTTGCCTAcgtgaaacccacctccagctcaacATCAGGTCTGGATGTCATGGTGGCTGTTCTTTATTCTGTGATGCCTCCAGTGATGAATCCAgccatctacagcatgaggaacaaggagatcaagGGTGCCTTGAGGAAACTGACTGAGTGGAAGTTATTCAAAAAGAATAAAATTTCCAGATTTCTCCCATGA